CTTAATACATAATTATATTTGTTGATTTCATGATGAAAAACATAATCCGCGTTTCAACGCGGGTCATATTCTAGGATTATATTATACTAAAGTCTTCTATAATTGTATAATCTCAGTTCATCCTTCTATTAAACCCACCACCATAATCACTCTTTATCTTAAAATTAAGGAAATAACACACTATAATACAAGCTTGGGCCTATTAAAAACTCATTGTCAAAGATACATCCATGAAAATGCAAAATACAGTTTCTGTTGCCTGCTTCTTTACACAATACTATTTCTTCGCCACATTTCACTTATTCAGAACTTTATTTGGGATAAAGTTGGATTATTCAACTTAACGTGAAGCTTTTACCAAACCAAAATATACTTTAATCTCATTGTCAGACTTTGTGTTCTCCATGGACACAAAGTTTAGTTGTGCATCTCATTTGACATGGGTGCAAGAGCTTCGGTCATGGTCCCTTTATCTAGTCCTGAAACGAAAGGAGGACAATGGGGACAGTTTGGTGGTTGGTATATAGGTGGATGGTAGTATGGCACGCTTGGGGTGCACCCACCGGTTTGGCATCCTCCACCAGTACCAAAGCCAGGAACCGTCACTCCCGGAATGGTAAAACCGGGAATGTGGGTGCCTGGCACAGTTATGGGAGGGATTGTTGTGCCTGGTACAGTTATGGGAGGGACAACTACACTGGGTACACCAGTAGAGCCACTTCCTCCTCTACCGATACCAATCCCTTCCCCTGAACCACTACCTCGTCCAATGCCTTCACCGAATCCGGTACCTGGGGCTCCCCTGACAGGACCGCAATTGGGTTGGCCATACCCTGATCCTCTTCCTTCTCCAATGCCAACACCTGAACCATCACCATAGCCTATTCCTTCTCCAAAACCACTGCCTCCACTTGAGCCTATTCCTTCTCCGAAGCCACTGCCACCACTAGAGCCAATCCCTTCTCCGAAGCCACTGCCTCCACTAGAGCCTATCCCTTCTCCAAAGCCACTGCCACCACTAGAGCCTATTCCTTCTCCGAAGCCGCTGCCTCCACTGCCATAACCAACGCCATAGCCATATCCCATAGGCTTAACTGTGTGATCAGGCTTCTCTATGCCATCAATCTTCTCTTTGTCTTTAAGCTTCTCTTTGTAATCAGGCTTTACTTCATGATCAGGCTTCTCTATGTCATCAATCTTCTCTTTGCCACCATCATTAAGCCTCTCTTTGTAATTAGGCTTTACTATATGATCAGGCTTCTCTATGTCATCAATCTTCTCTTTGTCAGCATTAAGCTTCTCTTTGTAATTAGGCTTTACTATATGATCAGGCTTCCCTATGTCATCAATCTTCTCTTTCCCACCATCATTAAGCTTCTCTTTGTAATTAGGCTTTACTTCATGATCAGGCTTCTCTATGCCATCAATCTTCTCTTTGTCAGCATCATTAAGCTTCTCATTGTAATTAGGCTTTACTTTATGATCAGGCCTCTCTATGTCATCAATCTTCTCTTTACCACCATCATTAAGCTTCTCTTTGTAATCAGGCATTACTTTATGAGCATGCTTTTTTTCAGGATCAGGTTCTTCTAGCTCACGCCACATGGATTGCAGTTTATGATCAGGCTTGACCTTGTCCTCAGGCTCTTCTGGCTCACCCCACCACGCGGACTGCAGCTTATGACCAGGCTTGACTTTGTGGTCAGGTTCTAGACTGAACAAGCCATGATCTTGTTCCCTCAAACTAACCTTCCCAGGCTTCACTACATGGTCTAGATCCTTAAGAATCCTGCGTGCGAAAGTTGAACTGAAGAAGCATAGTAAGAGGAGGAATCCAAAGCACTTGCCTTGGTGTCCCTTTCCCATTTTTATTTAGAAATAATTTGATCTTGATGTACATTCCCGAGTAAAGAACCACCTCCTGGTTTTATAGTATATGAGACTTTTACTTAAATCAAAACACATCCATAAACGCAAAATGCCTCTGCTGAAAATACGCATGAAATAAAGTAATTCACAAAGTTAGCATGAAGAACATTAATGAGAATTTCTTGATAACACAAATTGTATGTTTAGCAACTTCAAATTTTGAAAACATATTAGGATGATTTGCCCAACAAGAAAACTCCATCCACACAAAATCTTGGGAACAAGAATGTTATTATATATGTCTAAAAGTTGGTAGAACCTTCAGCCAAAGCATGTGCCATGTACTGTGTGTTGTCTCTCTAGAGCAACCATGTATAAACATATTCAAATGGTCAAGGTATCTCTCAGATGAGATGTGGAGAAAACATGTTCAAATCTCTAACAACATTACCAATTGCACAGCTCATAGAATCTTCATTGACCATTCCTAGCTAATAACTCCTCTCAGAAACCATCATACTTCCTCTCTAATCATCGCCAAAATCAAAAGGCTCCTTCATGCCCCGGACTCAAACAACTTTTATTACAAAAGGTTATAGAAAGAAAAACAAATATCAAAGGAAACAGTTTCAGGTTTTGTTTGTCAATGCAAAAACAAAGAGTGCTGCTTCTTTTGATAAAGAGTAAAAACTGTGGAGACTTAATCAACAAATAAACAAAACATAAAGGACCTACATACAATATCAAAACCTTTGACACTCCTCAGTGCTCATGCAACCACCGTTCTACATGTCTCGTTACTTAAACTGAACAGTTGTTTTGTCATCCCCGGCAAATTATCTCTCTCTCTATCTTGTACTCTTCATCTCCTTTCTCCTGTAGACTTGACAAGTTTCGGCCTTTCGATAACTAAACTCATTTTCAGAGTCTCGATTGAATAGCCCTCTCCTCCTTCTTCCTTCTCTGTACGGCTCCGGCGTTTTAGGTAAAGCGAACTCTTTAACATTCTAACTTATCGTCTCCTTAGCATTGCTGATTTGTTGCAAAGGCATTTCCTTTTCGTCTATCTCCGCTTGATTATAGTTAAAAACCGTGTCTTTTTTTGAAACTTTCTTCTTGAACACTGTTGATTATGCTTTTATATTAACTGAACGATTTGTTTTGTAGTGTGATTCTACAAAGGAGAGAAGATGTCAATGATTGGAAGCTCTTCTTCACACAACGATCAAGATTCAAGAAGCTTGCAAGTGCTTCTCGAAGCTTTCGGCTCTCGTTTCTCTCTAGACGACATAACTGCTGCCTACCACGAAGCTAGTCAGAATGTTGATGTGGCTGGCGAGATTCTCTTTGCCATGACTGAAAAGACTACTGAGAGTGACCAAGTCAAAACGAATGAAGCAACTCATGCCAAAGCCAAAGTATTGAGGCCAAAAAAGAGTTCTGTATCTGTTGGCAGTGTTTCAAGTGTTATTGGTAAGGAGTATGTTAGAGCCAGACCTGTATCTAATCCTCGCCAAGAAGCGAGTAAACCGGTGAAGATAGACTCAAAGGATATACCAGAAACTGAGATGTGGTGTGAAGAAAGCAAGGAGGCAAACATCATAAGCAGGGCTCCAACTGAGGTTGAGGAGTTTATTGTTAAGATGCTTGGAGAAGGCTTTCAAGCTAGCCCTGAGCTCATTCACCAGATTCTTGGTAAGCAGTTCTCTTCTTCCTTTCCTTGATTAAACATCCTTTTCTTCTTTAATGGTATTCATGATGCTAAAACTTATCTGCTTTTCCACCAAACTATCAGGCGTATGTGGCTATGATGTGAAGAAGGTAAGCCAGTTCCCTTAGCTCTGAGAAAAGTAATGTATTTTTGTTTCTTCAATTGCTTTTGACATGCCTTTGTATTTATCTTATAAAAAAAAAAAAAAATATATATATATATATATATATATACTTTTTTGGTCAAAATCTTATAAACAAATATATTATATGTTTTACCTTTTCTTGGCTAAATCTTATTATATTTACACATACCTTAAAGCTCATCAAGATGACCACCAGCTTAATTATGACATGTGTCCTTAACTGCATCACTTTTTTATTTGAGCTTACTTTGACAAATCCTTTTTGGGTGGGTTAATTGACTTTTCAGTCCTACTGTCTCCTCTAATTTTGTTCAGTTGTGTCTCCTCTAGTTGTGTTCACTTGATTGTTATTGGTGTCTCTATAGCTCTTGACATGTGGATCCTGTGGGTATTTCTTAGATCATGCCCGTTGAATCTTTGTGTGTTTAACTTCTTCTTTTGGCATCATCCACTATTCCACTCTATTCTTAATCATATTGCAGAGTACGGAGAAACTACTTGACTTGTCTGATACCAAGAAGCATGCTGATGCTGGAATTTCCAATGAACTTGTGAGCTTTTGCTATATGACATTCAGTTTTGGTGGTTGTTATAGAATGTCTTTCTACTAAATTTCACTCTGGTTGGTTACTTGGTCTATTCAAGATGTCAAAAGTTGATCCTCAAAGACAGGGATCTACTTCCTGCAACCAAGTGGAGTTCTCTCAGAGGTATGCCTTTTCTAGTCAATCTTTGTACAAAACCCTTTTGATCATCTTCCTCTTTCTCTCTATGATGATGCAGTGGTGGAGCAAGAACCTTAACAGGTTCAGAGGAAGGAGGCAAGGACAACTCTGGTCTTGAAAAGGAGGTTTTAGAAGCTTTATTCTCATGTGCAGAAAGATATGAGGAAGTGCGAAAACTAACTCGGCGATTTAGAGAAATTAGAGGAAGAGCTGCTGGTCGTCCTGTTGTGAAACCTTTGGAAGACCCTTTCCAAGAGAGAGTTGTCACTGTGAAACAATCTCCACATACATCTAAAGAAGGTAAACCGTGTCAGAGTCTTCACATGTACTACGTTTATTTGAGTTTAAATCTCAAGAGTTTGCTAAACTATCTCTATGTTTCTCCCTTTGATTAGATGAAGATGATGAAAATGAATACAAGGCACTCCGCAAAGCAGTGCACGAGAATTTGCATGAGATGAAAGAATACTACGGAGCTGTAAGTCTTTGAGATCATAAAGGATTCATGTGATTGTTGCATAAGTAAAACCTCTTTCTCTTTGGCAGGCGGTAGAAGCATTCTCCAAAGGAGAAACCGAGCGAGCACGGAGACTCGTGGAAAAGGTACATTTTGGAAAGGACTTTGTGGTTGAATGTGATCTCTGTCGTTCTTGTGTTAACTATTTGATATCTTCCACAATACATAGGGACACTTCTTCGGACAAAAAGCTCGAGAAGCAGATGACAAATCCATAGCAAAGATGCTTGAAGTCAAGTGGGTTAAATTTCGCAACCATTTTATTTTTTAGTCTTGTACTGTAAAAGGTGTTGAGAAATTTTCAAAAAACTATGATATAGGGAAGAAGACAATGGTTCCACTTATAAGGAAGACGAGGTAGTCATAGTGAATGTGAATGAGCTCGAACCAAGGGAAGCTCTTCGTCTTCTCAAACTCCAACTTAAAAACTTCACTGGCATTCCATGTACGTTTTTCAAAATCTCCTTCTCTAGACCATTTTTGTCTTTAGCATAAACGAATCTAATCTCTTTTATGGATTATGATTCAGCTATCAAATGCCTGAGAGTCAAATTAGGTGACAACAAGGAAGATTCCAAATGCAAACGAAGGGTACCTAACTATCTTTGCTCAAATATCTTCTTCATCTCTAAAACAAACTTTGAGTTGAGTTGGTTCACTTTGTTTTCTTAGCATACTGCAATTGCAAAGCTGCTGGAGGGTGAATCCATTGCCTGGTCTAAAGAAGATGATGGCCTCGTGATGATGATTCGTATTGATGAGATTGACCCTGAGAAATTGAGTTTTGCCAAGAAATAAAAACACCATTTGGTTCATATCCTTTTTGCTTAGTTCCACTACAAAATTTGACTATGCTGTTTCAAACAATATTCGTATGTAACAAAAGCAAAGAAGCATTTGGCAGAAATATATTTTTTTTGGTTTATCAAGTCATCTGACATTACAATATGCTTAATAATGTTTTGGGGTGAATCATACGGCACACTCCACACAAAGGTGCCCAAAATTACTCTACCAACATTGGGATATCTGACTTGAGAACCTGTGTTTGCCATTCTGAATCAGATAGGTTTGGCACTGCACCATCAAACAAACAGTTTTTAAATACTAGATCTCTCAAAACCAGAGATAGCTGTTTTATGCAATACTGCATTTTCTCATCGCAGCCACTAAGTCATTGTTCTGATTTTGAGTTATATTGAACCCTATGCTGAAAAAAATAATCAAGTTCTTATCACAATACCTTGAGGAACATTGCTTTTACAGTTTTACTATATAATTCAAGAAACAAAAACTATATAATTCAAGAAAGCATTCCTCTGGCTTATATATGTAGTTCGTTTATGGTAAAAAAACAAGAATATGTTTCAAAGTTCAGATCTAAGAGCGTCTTCATTGAAGATATCTCAATGATTTTTTCAACATTAAAGTAATAAAAAAGAATGAGATGAGTATCTAATATGAAAATCTCTACAATAAAATTTAAGATACTCTTCTACACTTAGCCTCATACCATTAGTCTCTTTATTTTCATGACTTTAAATTTAACTAAATAATCAAACTATATTATATATATTACTATATATTTGTGAGTTACTCAACCGAGTTTCTCACCACTAACGATGCTTTAAAAGTTCTACTTTCATATTCCAATCCTTATAAATTCAGAGTTTCACATAAGTGATTCATGATTCTGAAAGACAAAAACAGATTCAATTGTATAGAAGAAACATCGAATAACTATCCCCACCTCAAATTAAATTTAACCAAAACACTAACAAGATTATTGAAAGAGTGTCTTCATCATCACCATATGATAATTCTACTCATGTTCAACCACCAGAACTCGTTCCTGAATTTATCCTAAGAAGTTGGAGATTCTTTATTCTCAAGACGTTAGTCCAACGAAAGTTTGTTTTATGGGTGATTCTTCGGATCTTAATCCACAAGATGGTTAAAGAACTAGGATCTCAAGCGGCTCTTTTTCTCTTGAGGTATCTACAAGATAAACTTGTTAATAAGAGAGTGAAACTCATCACTATATGTGTATATCTTTGGATGTTAGCAAATACCAAGAAAACCCATATTAAAGAAGATATTACAGAGGTTTGGAAATATGTATCAAAATTTGGCTTGTGGATCATCTCTTTCTTTTCTCTTATTGTAGCTTCTCTTGTAATCGTGTGGGCGACAATCATGTACATTGAGATGACAATATGTCTCAAAATCTCCATTTGTGTCGTGATTGGACTCTTATCTTCCTTCTTCTTCTAATCTATATTAAGATCTGCTTTGGTAAAATTAGAATTTTGAAGGAGTCTGATAGTGTTGTAGGACCATGTATCATATATGAAATATTTAGTGTACAAGAAAAACACATGTGGTTGGAGTTGAAGTATAGATCTGAGCTGCTTGACTATACTGATTGGTAGTGTTACTATTGTTATGTAGTTGGATACCATTACTTCTGTAAATATGACAAGGAGATAATCATCAATAAAAGAAGTTTGTGTATAAATATAAAAAAATATAGAAAAAGAAATGGTCTAAACTCCCTTGGAATGTAAACTTGATCCAATCTGTTACCTCTAATTTTAAAGAGAATTCGTTTTTGAAGTCTAATATATTTGTTGATGTCCTTGCAAGATATCAATATTTAGTTTCCGAAGTCACCTTATAAAGGTCGCAACATCTACATTTATTTTCCTGAAATTATTTGACAAGATGGCATTAGTCCAGAAGGAAACACATTATATCACATATGGTTCATGACAATTTGTATCACAATAATTATGTATAGAATCAGCCAAAGTGCTTGAAAAACGAGCCATGAATTATACTCTTCCTGCCGAGAGTATAATTCCTCATCTTCCACTATTTGGCCACTACTTCAAAACAGGCTTGTTTGATGTGAATGAGAATGTTGGAGTCTATTTTCTACAAAGTAGTGGAGGTAGTTACATTGTGTGGATACTAGAAGACCTGTAGAAGAACATATGGTCTTCAATCCTCATTGAAACTCCTCAAAGTATCTTAGACCAGCTCAGTCACTTCTTTACCTTATCCTTTGAAGGTTTTACCAGAGCTGCAGACTTTGTCTTCGCTAAAGTAGAGATGAGATCTTTCTATCTCCACTGCCACAACCCTGCTACAATGGTGACTCGAAAAGAACTCATCCAAGAGTCTACAGCCTGTGCATGTACACTGAGAAGAAACAGTTTCAGGAACCACAGAAAGACCTCTTGATGTTCACCTGAGGATGAACATACATTAGCCGAACAGAAGAAACAGTTAGTAATTGTAGCTAGTTGCGCATATAGTGATTGCTTCTTCTTCTTTTTTTTAACTAAATAAACATTGTACAACACTCGACAACAACAATGATTTTTTTTAAAGCCATTAATAATTTTAATTTTCTGATCAAGATCACAACTTGGAGAGTCCTTCAAGACAATTATATATGTTGACTACCCAGAACAATGGCAACGTCTTTTAGATTGGTTAAGTACAACTTGCAAAATCAACAAATTTATGGAGCTTTGTTTGTATTGCGGATACCCGATAGAAAATATGAGTAAGTTCATCGCTTTTCCTTTCCGTATGTCCATTCTTGTGTATGATTAACGATTCGTTAGTGAAAATACTGGTTGTTTCAGTGTAGCACATCGATTCGAATAGTTAGGTGGTAACAGCTCCTGTGTAGAAACATATTAAGGGAAGAGTCAATTGTTCTGTGTATGATTTAATGATGAATTTTTTAAAAGTGTACTATTAGAATACATTGTGGAGGAGACATTTCCTCTACTTCTGACTATATTTAGTGATATTATACAGATCAAAAATCCTCGTAGAGTTTATGAAGCTGATATGCAAAATATTTTGGCATGAGTATATGTAAGTCTGCAATGAGAGTAGTTAGTTGTGCTTCTCTCGGCAGGAATTATACTTGTTCCTAAATTTAATTCCCTAGAGTACAATTCAAACCAGATTAAGTGTGTGTATAATTTATTAATCAAAGTGAAAGATGCGGGACATGGAATCCTAGATAAGTGGTTCCAACTTCACTTGTGACTTTTTTTTTTTTGAAACACTACTCCACTTGTGATCCATGTCTCTGTTTTCTTGTATACGATTATAGTAATAGGAAGCAGCAGAACCAGTAATCACTGTAGCAGAAGATGCAGTGAAGAACTGTGTGTCCCAGTAGCAACCAAACAGATGGAAGAATATGGCAATGGTGATGAAAGGCGCGTAACGTATGCTGTAACTGCAACAACTGTCACAGTTCACTTTCTTTAAGACGAGATTGTAAGCGCAACAGTTAGTGTTGTTGCAGTTGTTCTGAATAACCTGACCAGAACTGAATAGATGGAGAGCCGCCGATAGCCAGAACATATAGAATATAGCGAAGTTAGTGTTGTTGCGTATGGTATAGCCGGAATATAATCAGCGCTTGCACTTCTCCTATTACTTTAACAACAACATGACATTTCATTAGCAAAAGCCAGACTAGTTATTACACTACTAAGAAGCTAATAGTCACATTGAGGACTGATGTTGCCATGATAATACATACGGTGGATGATGGCAACTGAAGTGAGGATAGCTATAACTGAGATAAAAGTCATCAGAATGGCGACTCCACGGACATGAGTCAGCTCCTGTGAACAAGCAAATGCAAATAAGCCTGTAGAAGTGTGGGACTAAAGGTCTCATGGAGTAATGAACTTACACTCTCATAATGGGTCATGCTCACCAATAATTGGTGTTACAGCATCATCCATCCAGCTTCAGAAGATAGAAACGTAATACAGATATTGAGTTATTATGACGTGAAAACACAGAGACAGACAGAAGAAACATGATTTTCTCAAACCAACCTTTCAAGTAACAGAAGATAGTCAGTCACCGATATTAAAAGCATGTTGAAAAGGACAACGGTTATCCATGGCATGGCAGCAACAAAATGCCGAATAAGAAGCAGCCAAACAACGGGATTGAAAGAGCGGGACAAGGCCTCCACAAACAATCAATACTGGCCATGACTTGCCAATATCAGCAACATAACGCTGCCATTGAACAACCAAACATTCTTCAATGTTCCAAGGACAAGTTTGAAAGTAGAATCTACATGTCAAAGAGAGAATATTATCATTTCTCCGACCTTTACAACCGAGGCACGGGAATCCAATGACCTTCTAATCGATTTGTCTATGATCACGTCATCTTGAATGTTCACACCACCCATTTTCTGCCAGTGGCTCAGTGATCAGTTTGAAGCACG
This sequence is a window from Brassica oleracea var. oleracea cultivar TO1000 chromosome C1, BOL, whole genome shotgun sequence. Protein-coding genes within it:
- the LOC106304235 gene encoding zinc finger CCCH domain-containing protein 4-like yields the protein MGKGHQGKCFGFLLLLCFFSSTFARRILKDLDHVVKPGKVSLREQDHGLFSLEPDHKVKPGHKLQSAWWGEPEEPEDKVKPDHKLQSMWRELEEPDPEKKHAHKVMPDYKEKLNDGGKEKIDDIERPDHKVKPNYNEKLNDADKEKIDGIEKPDHEVKPNYKEKLNDGGKEKIDDIGKPDHIVKPNYKEKLNADKEKIDDIEKPDHIVKPNYKERLNDGGKEKIDDIEKPDHEVKPDYKEKLKDKEKIDGIEKPDHTVKPMGYGYGVGYGSGGSGFGEGIGSSGGSGFGEGIGSSGGSGFGEGIGSSGGSGFGEGIGSSGGSGFGEGIGYGDGSGVGIGEGRGSGYGQPNCGPVRGAPGTGFGEGIGRGSGSGEGIGIGRGGSGSTGVPSVVVPPITVPGTTIPPITVPGTHIPGFTIPGVTVPGFGTGGGCQTGGCTPSVPYYHPPIYQPPNCPHCPPFVSGLDKGTMTEALAPMSNEMHN
- the LOC106292569 gene encoding uncharacterized protein LOC106292569 isoform X1 is translated as MSMIGSSSSHNDQDSRSLQVLLEAFGSRFSLDDITAAYHEASQNVDVAGEILFAMTEKTTESDQVKTNEATHAKAKVLRPKKSSVSVGSVSSVIGKEYVRARPVSNPRQEASKPVKIDSKDIPETEMWCEESKEANIISRAPTEVEEFIVKMLGEGFQASPELIHQILGVCGYDVKKSTEKLLDLSDTKKHADAGISNELMSKVDPQRQGSTSCNQVEFSQSGGARTLTGSEEGGKDNSGLEKEVLEALFSCAERYEEVRKLTRRFREIRGRAAGRPVVKPLEDPFQERVVTVKQSPHTSKEDEDDENEYKALRKAVHENLHEMKEYYGAAVEAFSKGETERARRLVEKGHFFGQKAREADDKSIAKMLEVKEEDNGSTYKEDEVVIVNVNELEPREALRLLKLQLKNFTGIPSIKCLRVKLGDNKEDSKCKRRHTAIAKLLEGESIAWSKEDDGLVMMIRIDEIDPEKLSFAKK
- the LOC106292569 gene encoding uncharacterized protein LOC106292569 isoform X2, with the protein product MWILWSTEKLLDLSDTKKHADAGISNELMSKVDPQRQGSTSCNQVEFSQSGGARTLTGSEEGGKDNSGLEKEVLEALFSCAERYEEVRKLTRRFREIRGRAAGRPVVKPLEDPFQERVVTVKQSPHTSKEDEDDENEYKALRKAVHENLHEMKEYYGAAVEAFSKGETERARRLVEKGHFFGQKAREADDKSIAKMLEVKEEDNGSTYKEDEVVIVNVNELEPREALRLLKLQLKNFTGIPSIKCLRVKLGDNKEDSKCKRRHTAIAKLLEGESIAWSKEDDGLVMMIRIDEIDPEKLSFAKK